In the Helianthus annuus cultivar XRQ/B chromosome 11, HanXRQr2.0-SUNRISE, whole genome shotgun sequence genome, one interval contains:
- the LOC110889902 gene encoding calcium-binding protein KRP1 yields the protein MALNNQSEFQDYLPMMAEKLGGDGLIGELCNGFNLLVDADKGVITFDSLKKNSALLGLEGLNDEDLLSMLKEGDFDGDGALNQMEFCVLMFRLSPELMEESQFLLEEALEQELNRF from the coding sequence ATGGCGTTGAACAACCAATCTGAGTTTCAAGATTACTTGCCGATGATGGCTGAGAAGTTGGGTGGGGATGGTTTGATCGGAGAGTTATGCAACGGGTTTAATTTACTTGTGGATGCTGATAAAGGTGTGATCACCTTTGACAGCCTCAAGAAGAACTCAGCACTTTTGGGTCTTGAAGGTTTGAATGATGAGGATTTGTTGAGTATGTTGAAAGAAGGCGATTTCGATGGTGATGGAGCGCTTAATCAGATGGAGTTTTGTGTTCTTATGTTTAGATTAAGCCCTGAGTTGATGGAAGAGTCACAGTTTTTGTTAGAAGAAGCTCTTGAGCAAGAGTTGAATCGGTTTTAA
- the LOC110889900 gene encoding G-type lectin S-receptor-like serine/threonine-protein kinase At4g27290 codes for MKGAAIFLLLLPLVHIHKTHAVELDTISDSQFLTDGDTLVSRTGFFELGVFRPGSSDNRYVGIWYKKIPGTVVWVANRDHPITGASPIVLKIDDQGSLILSNNISTIWSSNLTTPSPKATAKLEDTGNLVVMDQRERIIWQSFDYPTDTLLPGMKLGKDYLRSKEWHLSAWKNNQNPSPGDFTWGADTLGYPENKLKQGPQVTFRGGPWSNQRFSGISAFNSSLTFTYKVVINASEMSFSYNLDDSSILSRTTLNSSGLLESSVWVENGTKWQLALSLPRDICDRYNICSAYASCSINMIQQSCACLDEKRFVPRDQKSWERADWSGGCVRRTPLDCKNGSEGFIKYSNIRLPDTEKTWFNMSMSLEECEAKCLKNCSCMAYANPDTSLQGRGCLLWFDDLFDIRGYSVGNGGQDIFVRMASSELVAESNMKKKGGANIKIILPVAIIGVLLMGLFSTWLLYARRKRNHAKGGKSLHENNEEDIQLPLFSFSTIANATASFSEKNVLGEGGFGPVYKGVLEEGIEIAVKRLSKTSSQGVNEFKNEVICISKLQHRNLVKLLGCCIEGDERLLIYEYMPNKGLDSFIFDVNESMTLDWTQRFNIIKGIARGLLYLHHDSRLRIIHRDLKVSNILLDQDMNPKISDFGIARSFGGNEPQANTHRVVGTYGYMAPEYALDGVFSTKSDVFSFGVLVLEIVSGKKNRGFIHPENDHNLVGHAWNVYNEGRSMELLDESIAESCSPPEVLRSIQVGLLCVQQNAGDRPNMSSVIMMLGGESVLPNPKQPAFFMEKDFLVADFSSSTYPAGSVDDVTITEVDAR; via the exons ATGAAGGGAGCAGCCATCTTTCTTCTCCTGCTTCCTTTAGTTCACATTCACAAAACCCACGCTGTTGAACTCGACACCATTTCCGACTCGCAGTTCTTGACCGATGGAGACACGTTGGTGTCGCGGACAGGATTCTTTGAACTTGGAGTTTTTCGGCCTGGTAGCTCTGATAACAGATATGTTGGTATTTGGTACAAGAAAATACCTGGTACTGTTGTTTGGGTTGCCAATAGAGACCACCCGATCACCGGTGCATCACCAATTGTGTTAAAGATTGATGATCAAGGAAGTTTGATTCTCTCCAACAATATCAGCACAATATGGTCGTCAAATCTGACCACACCATCACCAAAAGCAACTGCAAAGCTAGAGGACACCGGGAATCTAGTGGTGATGGATCAACGCGAGAGGATTATCTGGCAGAGTTTTGATTACCCAACCGATACTCTTCTACCTGGCATGAAGTTAGGAAAAGATTACTTGAGGAGCAAGGAATGGCATCTATCAGCATGGAAAAACAATCAAAATCCAAGTCCAGGTGACTTCACATGGGGAGCTGATACACTTGGTTATCCTGAAAACAAGCTAAAACAAGGTCCACAGGTCACATTCAGGGGCGGGCCTTGGAGTAATCAGCGATTTAGTGGGATTTCGGCATTTAATTCTAGCTTGACCTTTACATATAAGGTAGTAATTAATGCAAGTGAGATGTCGTTTTCTTATAATCTTGACGACAGTTCTATCCTGTCAAGAACAACCTTAAATTCATCTGGGCTGCTAGAAAGTTCGGTGTGGGTAGAAAATGGTACAAAGTGGCAGCTTGCCTTGTCATTACCAAGAGACATTTGTGATAGATACAACATTTGTAGTGCTTATGCAAGCTGCAGTATTAATATGATCCAACAGTCTTGTGCTTGTTTGGATGAAAAAAGATTTGTGCCCAGAGACCAAAAGAGTTGGGAAAGAGCTGACTGGTCAGGTGGTTGTGTTAGACGAACACCGTTGGATTGCAAAAATGGATCAGAAGGGTTTATTAAATACTCTAATATAAGACTGCCAGACACAGAAAAAACCTGGTTTAACATGAGCATGAGTTTAGAAGAATGTGAAgcaaaatgtttaaaaaattgTAGTTGCATGGCTTATGCAAATCCAGACACCAGTCTTCAAGGTAGGGGCTGCTTGCTTTGGTTTGATGATCTTTTCGACATTCGAGGGTATTCTGTAGGAAATGGAGGTCAGGATATTTTCGTACGAATGGCTTCTTCCGAATTAG TTGCTGAATCAAATATGAAAAAGAAGGGAGGGGCAAACATTAAAATTATATTACCAGTAGCTATTATTGGAGTTCTTCTCATGGGGTTGTTCTCGACATGGTTGTTGTACGCACGAAGAAAAAGGAATCATGCCAAGGGAG GAAAATCATTGCATGAAAACAATGAAGAAGACATTCAACTACCATTGTTTAGCTTCTCTACAATAGCTAATGCCACTGCAAGTTTTTCAGAAAAAAATGTACTTGGGGAGGGTGGATTTGGACCGGTTTATAAG GGAGTTTTAGAAGAAGGGATAGAGATTGCAGTTAAACGTCTCTCGAAAACATCTAGCCAAGGAGTTAATGAGTTCAAGAATGAAGTCATTTGCATTTCAAAACTTCAGCACCGAAATCTAGTGAAGCTTCTTGGCTGTTGCATAGAAGGAGACGAGCGGCTATTGATCTACGAGTACATGCCAAATAAAGGCTTAGACTCGTTTATATTTG ATGTAAATGAAAGCATGACCCTTGATTGGACACAACGTTTCAACATCATCAAAGGAATTGCTAGAGGACTTCTTTATCTCCACCATGACTCGCGATTAAGAATAATCCATAGAGATCTAAAAGTGAGCAACATTCTGCTAGATCAAGATATGAACCCTAAGATATCAGACTTTGGTATAGCTAGAAGTTTTGGAGGAAATGAGCCCCAAGCAAACACACACAGAGTTGTTGGCACATA TGGATACATGGCCCCAGAATATGCACTAGATGGTGTTTTCTCAACAAAGTCAGATGTATTCAGCTTTGGTGTTTTGGTGCTCGAGATTGTGAGTGGGAAGAAAAACAGAGGATTCATTCATCCCGAAAATGATCATAATCTTGTCGGGCAT GCTTGGAATGTGTATAATGAAGGAAGATCAATGGAACTGCTTGATGAAAGTATAGCTGAATCCTGCAGTCCACCCGAAGTTCTAAGATCAATCCAAGTGGGGTTGTTATGCGTCCAACAAAATGCAGGAGATCGACCAAACATGTCTTCTGTAATCATGATGCTTGGCGGCGAGAGCGTGTTGCCAAATCCTAAACAACCAGCATTTTTCATGGAAAAGGACTTTCTTGTAGCAGACTTTTCTTCAAGCACTTATCCAGCAGGTTCAGTCGATGATGTAACAATTACAGAGGTAGATGCTAGATAA